In one Drosophila albomicans strain 15112-1751.03 chromosome X, ASM965048v2, whole genome shotgun sequence genomic region, the following are encoded:
- the LOC127566147 gene encoding uncharacterized protein LOC127566147 yields the protein MQLKKVQKTTRTFIPSSLGEVTVLDYANSQMVSINMGLAAEENSTFKIIHVIDLEAYETTLLGESIENISNTNPIYPFRNYELAQMKSDLSKWFAWKWLKMKYLTQDHQD from the exons ATGCAACTAAAAAAGGTGCAAAAGACTACAAG aACCTTTATTCCAAGCAGTCTAGGAGAAGTCACTGTTTTGGATTATGCAAACTCCCAAATGGTTTCCATCAACATGGGACTCGCCGCTGAAGAAAATAGCACCTTTAAGATTATCCATGTCATAGATTTAGAGGCTTATGAGACTACTTTGCTAGGGGAAtccattgaaaatatatcaaatacgaATCCGATCTATCCGTTTCGTAATTATGAATTAGCACAAATGAAAAGCGATCTGTCTAAATGGTTCGCATGGAAATGGTTAAAAATGAAGTACCTGACCCAAGATCACCAAGATTAG